One region of Candidatus Acidiferrales bacterium genomic DNA includes:
- a CDS encoding efflux RND transporter periplasmic adaptor subunit: MRWSTLRILVSAACVLYPCLLTGCTNKPVVHGAGFSALAVQTQVASLVDIPDASEYLATLKSRRSASINPQVEGWVTKIFVRSGEHVSQGASLMEIDPRVQEATVDSQIAARNAQAANLANADAQYQRGLKLYQAGIISKQDFDTYETTYQSALAQTKSLDAAVTQQRATLHYYTVSAPTDGIVGDIPVHVGDRVTNTTLLTTVDRPGSLEAYLYIPTEHSSDLRLGEPVDLLDDSGNVLARTSVFFVSPEVDSATQTVLAKAIVTNTTGKFRTDEFVNTRITWRTTRGLEVPVLAVQRLNGQFFIFLASNGPKGTVARQQQIQVGDILGNNYVVLSGIKPGDHVIVGGFQFLADGVPVKETVVNAPAAGSR, translated from the coding sequence ATGCGATGGTCGACCCTGCGAATACTTGTATCCGCAGCTTGTGTCCTCTACCCGTGTCTCCTCACCGGCTGCACCAATAAGCCTGTTGTCCACGGGGCAGGATTTTCGGCGCTGGCCGTGCAGACCCAAGTTGCCAGTTTGGTGGATATTCCGGACGCGTCGGAATACCTAGCTACATTGAAATCGCGGCGTTCTGCATCCATCAATCCTCAAGTCGAGGGGTGGGTGACAAAAATCTTCGTGCGTTCCGGCGAGCATGTCAGTCAGGGTGCGTCGTTGATGGAAATCGATCCGCGCGTCCAAGAAGCCACCGTGGACAGCCAAATCGCGGCTCGCAATGCCCAAGCGGCGAATCTCGCGAATGCAGACGCTCAGTATCAGCGCGGCTTGAAGCTTTATCAGGCCGGAATTATTAGTAAACAGGATTTCGACACGTACGAGACAACTTACCAGAGCGCTCTTGCTCAAACCAAATCGCTCGATGCAGCAGTCACTCAGCAACGAGCGACCTTGCACTATTACACCGTTTCCGCGCCAACGGATGGAATCGTCGGCGATATCCCTGTGCACGTAGGCGACCGCGTTACCAACACGACCTTGCTCACAACAGTTGACCGGCCAGGCAGCCTTGAGGCTTACCTGTATATCCCGACGGAACATTCATCGGATCTGAGGCTGGGCGAACCGGTCGACTTGCTGGATGATTCGGGCAACGTTCTGGCTCGCACAAGTGTGTTTTTCGTTTCACCAGAAGTTGACAGCGCAACGCAGACCGTGCTGGCAAAGGCAATCGTCACGAACACCACAGGCAAATTCCGTACCGATGAATTCGTGAATACAAGAATTACCTGGCGGACAACCAGGGGGCTCGAGGTGCCCGTGCTTGCCGTTCAGCGATTGAACGGCCAGTTTTTCATTTTTCTCGCGTCCAATGGGCCGAAAGGAACTGTTGCGCGCCAGCAGCAGATCCAGGTGGGAGACATTCTTGGGAATAATTATGTTGTCCTAAGCGGCATCAAGCCCGGTGACCACGTCATCGTTGGCGGTTTCCAGTTTTTGGCCGACGGTGTCCCCGTAAAAGAGACGGTTGTGAATGCCCCGGCGGCGGGATCTCGTTGA
- a CDS encoding carboxypeptidase-like regulatory domain-containing protein: protein MGTGYRYGLLVLGLFCFAGLTPGVLQAQTATSGLLSGTVTDPSNAIVPNASVMLQEHDTNAKRSTITDPTGHYVFPAVLPGEYTLQVSATGFETTVIGDVHIEVLKSTVQNISLKLGEASQTVQMREVPSAELQTTSSTVGATLGGIALERLPAFTRSASALMFLQPAVTPPVANNKALGGQVAGARSEQLTFHLDGGDATSDLEGSSNYAGPPSEPQPAPVVPVPTDSTQEFRVATSSPSATFDHSAGGQVNVITKHGTNGLHGSAYEYHSDDGLNANSWLDNRVGLARPQSVDNSFGFTLGGPLVKNRFWFFANYEGRRLHDQTPFSAVVPTSTLKSGILTFDDCANGFSAIGSCLGGNPISYPLQAGNISTACAGGSCDSRGLGISPVIAAQLALYPTGNNSNLGDGLNTTGYTFNAPTPISENMGVIRLDYQMSNKWSLFTTYHEASIQRQGPEQVNMLTNQSVATDPTYPSYATFAVTGQLTSQLTSVTHGSYLRDWWAWNREAPTPLVSSTGITQAMELAGEGLGQSNSTAKLLADPININTQQAGGRVWDGHDWYIAQDFSWLHKSHLLQFGGSGYILDNYHLQTDDVLGGLTSAPINYVEASGNGSGEYVNVPSAYQPISCSATAGISTNCLPSGQLLNWNELYSTVLGLVDRAAQVETRGSTFQPNPLGTPLSSNVRIPSFYSYFQDVWQARRNLTITAGLDWGVQLQPSEAQGKEVVMTYAATNTPVDYYQYIQNRAAALENGRTFNPQWGLMPVNSLATPFHGAIRNTPWHDIGPRVAMAWQVPWKNRLFGDNATVIRGGYDLLFDRSSTMGEVLNPLLGGGLADVDACGGPSISGTCTGAPTDPTNAFRLGPTASGWDGTTVTIPNPVTQSIPYSPSVPNGLFLSSALDPYAVPGHSHNVTVSIERSLPGKTLFEAGFIGRVSRNLAQGIQLNAPDYMMKDGASGQTYAQAFDGIAQAVRGGTSVPDEPFFDNQLGLANCTGAGYANCSTYLAAKYPSNLANGDLGSFAQMLNNELTKFGQPAMDNFQVFEFSGTTDGGFSNYLAGYVSLNKAFSSGLQFQVNWTWSHAIGNQGTNQQYVYSMNSPYNLNLDSSSEPWDHKHTINGWFYYALPFGTGGRFKAASGIVNRIIGGWYTSGIYSFATGFPTCVNADGNFGAFLAGDCALSSQHLHGMESQHKANGAYNFFADPSAVMAGLSRPPLSTAGEIPYDELRTPTTWNLDFSIGKNIASTERYKVIMSADAFNVLNVVNFSFPSLDLNLPNTFGVWNSQANSPRQLLIGLRVEF, encoded by the coding sequence ATGGGGACGGGTTATCGATATGGCCTGCTGGTTTTAGGTCTATTTTGCTTCGCAGGCCTTACCCCCGGAGTTTTGCAGGCACAAACGGCTACCTCCGGATTGCTTTCGGGAACTGTAACCGACCCCTCAAACGCGATTGTCCCAAACGCCAGCGTAATGTTGCAGGAGCACGACACGAACGCCAAACGATCTACCATTACGGACCCAACGGGGCATTATGTCTTCCCTGCGGTGCTTCCGGGAGAATACACGCTGCAAGTTTCTGCAACGGGATTTGAAACGACGGTCATCGGCGACGTACACATCGAAGTTTTGAAATCGACCGTTCAGAACATATCGCTGAAACTCGGCGAAGCCTCACAAACGGTCCAAATGCGGGAAGTGCCTTCTGCGGAATTGCAAACCACCAGTTCGACAGTGGGAGCGACACTGGGCGGCATCGCCTTGGAGCGATTGCCAGCGTTCACGCGAAGCGCCAGCGCCTTGATGTTCTTGCAGCCAGCGGTAACTCCCCCGGTAGCCAACAACAAGGCTCTGGGCGGGCAGGTCGCGGGCGCCCGCAGCGAACAGCTTACATTCCATCTTGACGGTGGGGACGCGACAAGCGACTTGGAAGGCTCAAGCAATTATGCCGGTCCTCCGAGTGAGCCGCAGCCGGCTCCAGTCGTTCCTGTTCCCACTGATAGTACGCAAGAGTTCCGAGTGGCGACGAGCAGTCCTAGTGCGACGTTTGATCACTCAGCGGGTGGTCAAGTTAATGTGATCACCAAGCATGGGACCAACGGCCTGCACGGATCGGCCTACGAATACCACAGTGATGACGGGCTCAACGCAAATAGCTGGCTCGATAACCGTGTGGGACTAGCCAGACCGCAGAGTGTCGACAATAGTTTTGGGTTTACGCTCGGCGGACCGCTGGTGAAGAACCGTTTCTGGTTCTTCGCGAATTATGAAGGCCGGCGGCTCCATGATCAAACTCCCTTTTCCGCCGTCGTTCCCACCAGCACGCTGAAGTCCGGGATTCTTACGTTTGACGATTGCGCCAACGGATTTAGCGCGATCGGCAGTTGTCTCGGGGGCAATCCCATCAGCTACCCCTTGCAGGCCGGCAATATTTCGACTGCGTGCGCCGGTGGCTCGTGCGACTCGCGCGGGCTCGGAATAAGCCCCGTTATTGCAGCACAGTTGGCGTTGTATCCCACAGGGAATAATTCCAATCTCGGCGATGGGTTGAATACCACGGGCTACACATTTAACGCTCCCACCCCCATTTCAGAGAATATGGGCGTAATTCGGCTGGACTACCAAATGAGCAATAAATGGAGTCTGTTCACCACCTACCACGAAGCCTCGATTCAGCGCCAGGGACCCGAGCAGGTGAACATGCTTACCAATCAATCTGTGGCAACGGACCCGACTTATCCGAGCTATGCCACCTTCGCGGTGACCGGCCAGCTCACGTCGCAATTAACTTCTGTTACACATGGATCGTATTTACGCGATTGGTGGGCGTGGAACCGCGAAGCTCCGACGCCGCTCGTGTCTTCGACGGGAATTACTCAAGCAATGGAGTTGGCCGGCGAAGGCCTTGGTCAGAGTAATTCGACCGCGAAACTCCTGGCGGATCCAATCAATATCAATACACAGCAAGCCGGGGGGAGAGTCTGGGATGGACACGATTGGTATATCGCCCAGGACTTTAGCTGGTTGCATAAGAGCCACCTGCTGCAGTTCGGCGGATCCGGCTATATATTGGACAACTATCATCTTCAGACCGACGACGTCCTAGGCGGTCTAACGAGTGCTCCAATCAATTACGTGGAGGCCAGCGGCAATGGGAGCGGAGAGTACGTCAACGTTCCTAGCGCCTATCAACCCATTTCTTGCAGTGCGACCGCAGGAATATCAACGAACTGCCTCCCAAGTGGTCAGTTGTTGAACTGGAACGAACTGTATTCGACTGTCCTTGGTCTCGTGGACCGCGCCGCCCAAGTCGAAACCCGAGGCAGCACGTTCCAGCCCAATCCGCTTGGAACGCCCCTTTCTTCCAACGTGCGCATCCCTTCCTTCTATTCCTATTTCCAGGATGTTTGGCAGGCGCGCCGGAACCTCACTATCACGGCGGGCCTTGATTGGGGCGTCCAGCTCCAGCCTAGCGAGGCACAGGGTAAAGAGGTCGTAATGACCTACGCGGCGACAAACACACCGGTTGATTATTATCAATACATTCAGAATCGAGCAGCAGCTCTTGAGAATGGGCGGACCTTTAATCCACAGTGGGGGCTTATGCCGGTTAATTCATTAGCGACCCCCTTTCATGGAGCGATAAGAAATACTCCTTGGCACGACATCGGTCCACGCGTAGCGATGGCGTGGCAAGTGCCATGGAAGAATCGCCTCTTTGGAGACAACGCGACTGTGATCCGTGGCGGATACGATTTGCTATTCGATCGTAGTAGCACCATGGGCGAAGTGCTGAATCCGCTTCTGGGCGGCGGTTTGGCGGACGTGGACGCTTGTGGCGGGCCGAGTATCAGCGGCACCTGCACCGGAGCACCAACAGATCCGACGAACGCATTCCGTTTAGGGCCGACAGCGTCCGGTTGGGACGGAACGACGGTTACAATTCCCAATCCTGTCACCCAAAGCATTCCTTATAGTCCGTCAGTTCCAAACGGCCTTTTTCTCTCATCCGCGCTGGATCCTTACGCCGTGCCGGGCCATTCTCACAACGTGACGGTAAGCATCGAGCGATCGCTGCCGGGCAAGACTTTGTTTGAGGCGGGTTTCATTGGTAGAGTGAGCCGCAACTTGGCTCAAGGAATCCAGCTCAATGCACCGGACTATATGATGAAGGATGGGGCAAGCGGTCAGACGTACGCTCAGGCGTTTGATGGAATAGCCCAGGCGGTTCGGGGCGGCACATCGGTTCCTGATGAGCCGTTTTTTGATAACCAACTGGGTTTGGCGAACTGCACCGGCGCGGGATACGCAAATTGTTCAACCTATCTTGCTGCCAAATATCCTTCAAATCTGGCGAATGGAGACCTCGGGAGCTTCGCGCAAATGTTAAACAACGAGCTGACCAAGTTTGGTCAGCCAGCGATGGACAATTTTCAAGTGTTTGAATTTTCAGGCACGACAGATGGTGGCTTTTCAAATTACTTGGCCGGATATGTCAGCCTGAATAAGGCCTTCTCGAGCGGTCTCCAGTTTCAGGTCAACTGGACGTGGAGCCATGCCATCGGCAATCAGGGTACGAACCAGCAATACGTTTATTCGATGAACAGCCCGTACAATTTAAACCTCGACTCTTCGTCCGAGCCTTGGGACCACAAACACACAATCAATGGCTGGTTTTATTACGCCTTGCCGTTTGGCACGGGAGGGCGATTCAAAGCCGCAAGCGGAATTGTGAACAGAATTATCGGAGGCTGGTACACGTCAGGAATTTATTCTTTCGCGACAGGGTTTCCTACTTGCGTTAACGCCGATGGCAACTTCGGAGCCTTTCTGGCGGGCGACTGCGCTCTGTCCTCGCAGCATCTGCATGGTATGGAGTCACAGCACAAGGCCAATGGAGCCTACAACTTCTTCGCGGACCCGAGTGCAGTCATGGCAGGTCTCTCGAGACCGCCATTGAGCACTGCGGGAGAGATACCCTACGACGAACTGCGAACTCCGACGACGTGGAACCTGGATTTCTCGATAGGTAAGAACATCGCCTCCACGGAGCGATACAAAGTGATTATGTCCGCTGACGCTTTCAACGTCCTCAACGTGGTAAATTTCAGCTTTCCGAGTCTGGATCTGAACCTCCCCAACACCTTCGGGGTCTGGAATAGCCAGGCTAATTCGCCCCGTCAATTGCTGATCGGCCTTAGGGTCGAGTTTTAG
- a CDS encoding carboxypeptidase-like regulatory domain-containing protein translates to MFNPSRSSFLRLSSFLCLAAFFCAFALILAPMATWSQSTNTGMIVGVVTDASNAIVPNATVTITLKSTGTSRSTVTDAQGRYVFADVDPGAYDITISKTGFSSTVISSQTVKIGTQLTENAKMQLGSVSTTVTVTETPGAELQTVTPTVGTTLSGAIVLNLPNQSRDASTLAVLEPGQNINGATGGAETDENSFQLDGGYATDDMSGDNNTYIKSFGADTAGGAGAMHSAGFTQMPSAVVPVPVASIEEFKVSTSNQTADFNGGAGSQMQLVTKRGTKTLHGSVYEYYLDNNFGGANTWDNNSTGTAQPSSHFSRFGASAGGEIPHSNFLGGNWFIFGNYEGYRFPSSSEFEENFPLPSMRAGIIHLPSTTPGSPLTINLNPFAVNDPGCGTVTLGCKVTAANGYTPGASIATTACPSGPCDPRGFGTTTNGVSGGPLNPVITLWNTYLPLPNDCTHGDGLNYCGYKGGISTPESSNFGVARVDHDFAKNWHFNGTYHYYKLQNLVSNQWDVGGFFPGDTLGQYSAIRTKPQEPWMYTGGLTTDVTSNLTNDVHFSYTRNFWAYGDPSGVPNVAGYPAALEIGGETSNPFGPYNTNNQSTRTRFWDGHDTMYRDDLTWIKGNHLFQLGGLYQHNNDTHNRNDNGQSINTFEQYLVGAGNGASLAGYGINMAGYIPSGLAGFNDNKYGNLYSMILGMVDESQSLYVRGLGTRQTGLPLAPRTSCAIAGIAATSGCISSPPLVNTSIIPTYNLYFTDSWHLKPTISLNYGLGYTVEMPPYEVNGGVQTVMVDQNDNILYAMNYLNNERAAALQGNAYAPLIGFSTVRNVNGHTHYPYNPFFGGLSPRVGLAWNVRPDTVVRAGYSRIYGRINGVDPILVPMLTPGLMQPATCGGPNISGGCGGDPTNVFRVGIDGKNAPLPAPSANLPQPWYPGFNDVATGSGETIDPNFVPDRSDEFTVSIQHQFGPKILAEAGYIGRIITNEIQYYSLTNVPYMMTRGGQTFANAWSQIMQYTNYGSANLASVPVQPFFENSLAPGYCSGFSSCTAAFVSNNAGLMNVSDPFDAWGGVSNAGNFLFGRSFTSDPIPASGALGAGGQTNSLSTTVSNGFGNYNAGYLQLTLTDWHGLTMKSNFQYSNALGTGNVVQASSSFSTDDPFNLQNAYGPQTYNEKYTFNFFINYAEPFYKSQNGAIGRLLGGWSFAPLFVWGSGFPIEINTANFDCGTFGECNTNYVGALENGVITQNLHYSATRKAGYGSTCGYVGPGFNVFSNPDATCPTLGPGTGIFGDPVRGPILGYDGQIGGGGPLTGLPFWNLDLGINKNIKITEKFSGTMYFDFTNVTNHMQPNDPSFNLYDTSSWGVLGGGGNLQGNNPRQLQLGVSIDW, encoded by the coding sequence ATGTTTAATCCCTCCAGGAGTTCGTTTCTCCGCCTTTCGTCATTCCTGTGCCTGGCTGCGTTTTTCTGCGCTTTTGCGCTGATTCTCGCGCCAATGGCCACATGGAGTCAGTCGACGAACACGGGCATGATCGTTGGCGTTGTGACCGACGCCAGCAATGCCATCGTGCCGAATGCGACGGTGACAATCACGTTGAAGTCAACGGGGACGTCGCGTTCGACCGTGACAGACGCTCAGGGGCGTTACGTCTTTGCTGACGTAGACCCTGGTGCATACGACATTACGATTTCCAAGACCGGCTTCTCGTCTACGGTGATTTCAAGCCAGACGGTGAAGATCGGAACCCAACTGACGGAGAACGCGAAGATGCAGTTGGGAAGCGTCTCGACGACAGTGACGGTGACGGAGACGCCGGGAGCCGAGTTACAGACGGTGACACCGACGGTCGGCACAACGCTCAGCGGCGCGATCGTCCTGAACCTGCCCAACCAGAGCCGCGATGCTTCGACCTTGGCGGTGCTGGAGCCCGGTCAGAATATCAACGGCGCGACGGGTGGCGCGGAAACAGACGAGAACTCCTTCCAACTCGACGGTGGCTATGCCACGGACGACATGAGCGGTGACAACAATACGTATATCAAGAGCTTCGGTGCGGACACGGCGGGCGGTGCGGGCGCGATGCATAGCGCCGGATTCACTCAAATGCCGTCAGCGGTGGTGCCTGTTCCCGTAGCGAGCATCGAGGAGTTTAAGGTATCGACGTCGAACCAGACGGCGGACTTCAACGGCGGCGCGGGAAGCCAGATGCAACTGGTGACCAAGCGCGGCACGAAGACGCTGCACGGTTCGGTTTACGAATACTATCTGGACAACAATTTCGGTGGCGCGAACACGTGGGACAACAACAGCACGGGTACGGCGCAGCCGAGTTCGCATTTCAGCCGGTTTGGTGCATCAGCGGGCGGCGAGATACCGCACTCGAACTTCCTGGGCGGGAACTGGTTTATCTTCGGCAACTACGAAGGCTATCGTTTCCCATCAAGTTCGGAATTTGAAGAGAACTTTCCGCTGCCATCCATGCGGGCTGGCATTATCCATCTTCCCTCTACCACGCCTGGTAGTCCTCTGACGATTAACCTCAATCCTTTCGCGGTTAACGATCCTGGCTGCGGTACGGTGACGCTGGGCTGCAAGGTTACAGCTGCCAATGGGTACACTCCAGGGGCAAGCATTGCTACGACAGCGTGCCCTTCCGGCCCTTGCGATCCGCGTGGTTTTGGAACTACAACGAACGGCGTGTCTGGCGGACCTCTGAATCCCGTCATTACGCTGTGGAACACCTACCTTCCGCTTCCGAATGACTGCACCCACGGTGACGGTCTGAACTATTGCGGATATAAGGGCGGCATTTCCACGCCGGAGTCGAGCAACTTTGGCGTGGCGCGCGTTGACCACGATTTTGCCAAGAACTGGCATTTCAACGGCACCTATCATTACTACAAGCTGCAGAACTTGGTATCCAACCAGTGGGATGTGGGCGGATTCTTCCCTGGCGATACGCTTGGGCAGTATTCGGCCATCCGGACCAAGCCGCAGGAGCCGTGGATGTACACGGGCGGTTTGACGACGGATGTGACCTCAAACCTGACCAACGATGTGCACTTCAGCTATACGCGTAACTTCTGGGCGTACGGAGATCCCAGCGGCGTGCCGAACGTTGCCGGCTATCCGGCGGCGTTGGAAATCGGCGGCGAAACGAGCAACCCGTTTGGTCCCTACAATACGAACAACCAGTCCACGCGTACACGTTTCTGGGACGGGCACGACACGATGTACCGCGACGACCTGACGTGGATCAAGGGCAACCATCTGTTCCAGTTGGGTGGCTTGTATCAGCATAACAACGATACGCATAACCGAAACGACAACGGCCAGAGCATCAACACCTTCGAACAATATCTGGTCGGGGCTGGCAACGGCGCTTCGCTTGCGGGTTACGGAATTAACATGGCTGGCTACATTCCCTCCGGCCTTGCTGGTTTCAACGATAACAAGTATGGGAACCTATACTCGATGATCCTGGGTATGGTGGATGAATCACAGAGCCTTTACGTCCGGGGTTTGGGCACGCGCCAGACAGGCTTGCCGCTGGCTCCGCGGACGTCCTGTGCCATCGCAGGAATCGCGGCGACGTCGGGCTGCATTTCCTCGCCGCCACTGGTAAATACGAGCATCATCCCAACCTACAATCTGTACTTTACCGATTCCTGGCACCTGAAGCCGACGATTTCGCTGAACTACGGCCTTGGGTACACGGTAGAAATGCCGCCGTACGAAGTGAATGGCGGCGTGCAGACGGTGATGGTGGATCAGAACGACAACATTCTGTACGCAATGAATTATCTGAATAACGAGCGGGCGGCGGCGCTGCAGGGTAACGCCTATGCCCCACTGATCGGGTTTTCGACAGTGCGCAACGTGAATGGTCATACGCACTATCCGTACAACCCGTTCTTCGGCGGCTTGAGCCCACGCGTTGGACTTGCGTGGAACGTCCGTCCGGACACAGTGGTGCGCGCGGGCTATTCGCGCATCTACGGCCGGATCAACGGCGTGGACCCGATCCTGGTACCGATGCTGACGCCGGGCTTGATGCAGCCGGCGACCTGCGGCGGGCCGAACATCAGCGGTGGCTGCGGCGGCGACCCGACGAACGTGTTTCGCGTCGGAATCGATGGAAAGAACGCACCGCTGCCAGCGCCGAGCGCAAATCTGCCGCAACCTTGGTATCCGGGCTTCAATGACGTGGCCACAGGTTCGGGAGAGACGATTGACCCGAATTTCGTCCCGGATCGCTCGGATGAATTCACCGTCAGCATCCAGCATCAGTTCGGTCCGAAGATTCTGGCCGAAGCGGGCTACATTGGTCGCATCATCACCAATGAAATCCAGTACTACAGCCTGACGAACGTGCCGTACATGATGACTCGTGGCGGGCAGACGTTCGCGAACGCTTGGTCGCAAATCATGCAGTACACCAACTACGGGAGCGCGAACTTGGCCAGTGTCCCCGTACAGCCGTTCTTCGAGAACTCACTTGCGCCCGGCTACTGCAGCGGATTCTCGAGCTGCACAGCTGCGTTTGTCTCCAATAACGCGGGTCTGATGAATGTTTCGGACCCATTCGACGCATGGGGCGGTGTATCGAATGCCGGGAACTTCCTATTCGGCCGCAGCTTCACCAGCGATCCGATTCCAGCATCCGGTGCGCTGGGAGCAGGCGGTCAAACAAATTCACTGTCTACCACCGTGAGCAACGGCTTTGGCAACTACAACGCCGGTTATCTCCAGTTGACTCTCACGGATTGGCATGGACTGACGATGAAGAGCAACTTCCAGTACAGCAATGCACTGGGAACAGGAAACGTCGTGCAGGCCAGCAGCTCGTTCTCAACGGACGATCCATTCAATCTGCAGAACGCCTACGGCCCACAGACGTACAACGAGAAGTACACGTTCAACTTCTTCATCAACTATGCCGAGCCGTTCTACAAGTCGCAGAACGGAGCGATTGGCCGGTTGCTTGGCGGATGGAGCTTCGCGCCCTTGTTCGTTTGGGGCAGCGGCTTCCCGATCGAGATCAATACTGCCAACTTCGACTGCGGAACATTCGGAGAATGCAATACGAACTACGTCGGCGCACTGGAGAACGGGGTCATTACGCAAAACCTGCACTACAGTGCGACCCGAAAGGCCGGCTATGGAAGCACTTGCGGTTATGTCGGCCCCGGCTTCAACGTATTCTCAAATCCAGATGCGACATGTCCCACGCTCGGTCCCGGAACCGGAATCTTTGGCGATCCAGTCCGCGGCCCAATCTTGGGGTATGACGGCCAGATTGGTGGTGGCGGTCCTCTGACCGGCCTGCCGTTCTGGAACCTGGACTTGGGCATCAACAAGAACATCAAGATCACGGAGAAGTTCAGCGGCACGATGTACTTTGACTTCACCAACGTGACGAACCACATGCAGCCCAACGATCCCAGCTTCAACCTGTATGACACATCGAGCTGGGGCGTGCTGGGCGGCGGCGGGAACTTGCAGGGCAACAATCCTCGCCAGTTGCAACTCGGCGTGAGCATTGACTGGTAA